A single window of Roseofilum reptotaenium CS-1145 DNA harbors:
- a CDS encoding anhydro-N-acetylmuramic acid kinase → MYIIGLISGTSADGIDAALVEISGEGYELKVDLIAGETYAYPEELQREILAIAAGASLSLPQLAAVDDKIAQAFSQAALKVQQGHPPAQRIASHGQTVFHRPPNGQLGYSLQLGRGEAIAYNTRIPTISNFRQADIAAGGQGAPLVPPIDACLLSHPTQSQCIQNLGGIGNLTYLPVNSHQHLDRVRGWDTGPGNSLLDLAVEQLTHGTQHCDLNGAWAASGTPCQPLVDQWMQDPYFQQPPPKSTGREYFGWEFWQRCWQEIQAYALSDADILATLTEFTAVSVKQNYHQFLPQMPDRVLLCGGGSRNLYLKERIQHHLSPIQVLTTEEMGLNAEFKEAIAFAVLGYWHHLGIPGNLPQVTGANSSQILGHLHPVGTHRTTML, encoded by the coding sequence ATGTATATTATTGGCTTGATTAGTGGAACATCAGCAGATGGAATTGATGCGGCGCTGGTGGAGATTTCTGGAGAGGGATATGAGTTAAAGGTGGATTTAATCGCTGGGGAAACCTATGCTTATCCGGAGGAGTTGCAGAGGGAAATTTTAGCGATCGCCGCTGGCGCATCTCTCTCCCTTCCCCAACTTGCTGCTGTGGATGACAAAATAGCACAAGCCTTTAGCCAAGCAGCTCTCAAGGTACAACAGGGTCATCCTCCAGCTCAACGGATTGCCTCCCATGGGCAAACCGTCTTTCACCGTCCCCCCAATGGACAACTCGGTTATAGCCTGCAACTCGGACGTGGAGAGGCGATCGCCTACAATACCCGTATCCCCACCATCAGTAATTTTCGCCAAGCGGATATCGCCGCAGGTGGACAGGGTGCTCCCCTTGTTCCCCCCATAGATGCCTGCCTTCTCAGCCATCCCACCCAAAGCCAATGTATCCAAAATCTAGGTGGCATTGGCAATCTAACGTATCTTCCGGTCAACAGTCATCAGCATCTCGATCGAGTCCGGGGATGGGATACCGGCCCAGGAAATAGCCTGCTGGATCTAGCCGTCGAGCAGTTAACTCATGGCACTCAACACTGCGATCTCAACGGTGCTTGGGCAGCCAGTGGAACCCCCTGCCAACCCTTAGTAGACCAATGGATGCAAGACCCCTATTTTCAGCAACCTCCTCCCAAATCTACGGGAAGGGAATATTTTGGGTGGGAATTCTGGCAGCGCTGTTGGCAAGAAATACAAGCTTACGCTCTCTCTGATGCCGATATCCTGGCCACCCTCACGGAATTTACCGCCGTTTCCGTTAAGCAAAACTATCACCAATTTCTACCTCAGATGCCCGATCGCGTGCTACTGTGTGGGGGCGGCAGTCGTAATCTGTACCTCAAAGAGCGTATTCAGCACCACCTAAGCCCCATTCAAGTTCTGACGACGGAAGAGATGGGCTTAAATGCCGAATTTAAAGAAGCGATCGCCTTTGCCGTCTTAGGCTATTGGCATCATCTCGGTATTCCGGGTAATCTTCCCCAAGTCACGGGGGCCAACTCTAGTCAGATTTTGGGACACCTACACCCAGTTGGAACCCATCGGACAACAATGTTATGA
- a CDS encoding potassium channel family protein: MKKESFGWFRRLRQNNQQFAVIGLGRFGRAVSATLYNMGYEVMGIDSSEQQVNQVINSQIATHVLALDATDPMALKQAGVFEFDTVIVSIGNYVEESVIATLNLKEAGVKFVVAKASSKIHEKLLNKVGADWVVFPEDEMGCNLAISLTKPNILERVELDPDNSMVELLVPEEFAGKTLLELDLRNEYGLTMIAINHQGNKLEVNPKPNQRMEKGDSMVLIGDNKAINRLPI; this comes from the coding sequence GTGAAAAAAGAGTCGTTCGGGTGGTTTCGTCGCCTGCGTCAAAATAATCAACAGTTTGCGGTAATTGGGTTAGGACGGTTTGGGCGAGCAGTTTCTGCAACCCTGTATAATATGGGCTATGAAGTTATGGGGATTGATTCGAGCGAACAGCAAGTGAATCAAGTGATTAATAGTCAGATTGCCACCCATGTTTTGGCCTTGGATGCCACCGATCCCATGGCTCTCAAACAAGCGGGTGTGTTTGAGTTTGATACAGTGATTGTGAGTATCGGCAATTATGTGGAAGAAAGTGTAATTGCTACCTTAAACTTGAAAGAGGCTGGGGTGAAATTCGTGGTCGCTAAGGCCTCTTCTAAAATTCATGAGAAACTGCTGAATAAGGTGGGAGCAGATTGGGTGGTGTTTCCAGAAGATGAGATGGGTTGTAATTTAGCAATTTCCCTGACTAAACCCAATATTTTAGAGCGGGTAGAACTCGATCCAGACAATAGTATGGTGGAATTGTTGGTTCCTGAAGAATTTGCGGGTAAAACCCTGTTAGAGTTAGATTTAAGGAATGAGTATGGGTTAACAATGATTGCCATTAACCATCAAGGAAATAAGTTGGAGGTGAACCCCAAACCTAATCAACGAATGGAAAAAGGGGATTCAATGGTGTTAATTGGGGACAATAAGGCGATTAATCGGTTACCGATCTAG
- a CDS encoding TrkH family potassium uptake protein, translating into MSVARTICLGFLAVIAIGTVLLMLPFAITPEGFATINGPLDYGMKALFTATSSVCVTGLSIVDVGQFYSFWGQLFLCLLFQVGGLGYMTATTFLLLLLGRQLGLRDKLAIQQSLDTQGMEGVGQLVRSIIGMTLIFEITGIFLLIRVFQADYGNAQGLWLAIFHSISAFNNAGFSLFSDSLSSYATSTPLVAIVTALIIIGGIGYQVIMELYTWFYRRVIKRNQGFTFSLHFKIVTSTNVALFVIGFLAFLQTEFSNPATLESLNLWQKCLAAWFQSVTTRTAGFNSIDIGQMTTTSLFITIPLMFIGASPGSTGGGIKTTTFRILLSATRAALQEREEVLCYKRQIPNLLLIKAVGVIIASLFVIICGTVLVSIGSGEIEFLAIFFEVVSAFSTVGLSTGITDSLSQFSKLVIILIMYIGRVGILLLMASFYQNTKPKVIRYSEEDLLIG; encoded by the coding sequence ATGAGTGTTGCGCGTACCATTTGTCTGGGTTTCTTAGCCGTCATTGCGATCGGTACAGTGTTGTTAATGTTACCGTTTGCCATTACCCCAGAAGGATTTGCCACTATTAACGGGCCCCTGGATTATGGGATGAAGGCCCTATTTACCGCCACCTCCTCCGTCTGCGTCACGGGATTATCCATCGTCGATGTCGGTCAATTCTATTCCTTTTGGGGGCAGTTGTTCCTATGCTTACTCTTTCAAGTCGGTGGTTTAGGCTACATGACTGCCACCACCTTTTTACTGCTCCTATTGGGACGGCAATTAGGATTGAGAGATAAACTCGCTATTCAACAATCCCTGGATACCCAAGGTATGGAAGGAGTGGGTCAGTTGGTGCGATCGATTATTGGCATGACCTTAATTTTTGAGATTACCGGAATTTTCTTATTAATCCGGGTCTTTCAAGCTGATTATGGCAATGCTCAAGGATTATGGTTAGCGATTTTCCACAGCATTAGCGCCTTCAACAATGCCGGATTTAGCTTGTTTAGTGATAGCCTCTCGTCCTACGCTACTTCCACCCCGTTAGTGGCGATCGTTACCGCCTTAATTATTATTGGGGGTATTGGCTATCAAGTCATCATGGAACTCTACACTTGGTTCTATCGGCGTGTGATTAAGCGCAATCAAGGATTTACTTTTTCTCTCCATTTTAAAATTGTTACCAGCACCAATGTCGCCCTTTTTGTTATCGGTTTCTTGGCATTTTTGCAGACAGAATTTTCTAATCCAGCAACCTTAGAATCTTTAAATTTATGGCAAAAATGTTTAGCGGCTTGGTTCCAATCCGTGACAACGAGAACGGCGGGATTTAATAGCATTGATATTGGTCAAATGACCACCACCTCCTTATTTATTACCATTCCCTTAATGTTCATTGGCGCTAGTCCAGGCAGTACTGGGGGAGGAATTAAAACCACAACCTTTAGAATTTTGCTCAGTGCGACCAGAGCCGCGTTGCAAGAGCGAGAGGAAGTTCTATGTTATAAACGCCAAATTCCCAATCTTTTACTCATTAAGGCCGTAGGAGTAATTATTGCGTCTCTGTTTGTGATCATTTGCGGCACAGTTTTAGTCAGTATTGGTTCTGGAGAAATTGAATTTTTAGCTATCTTTTTTGAGGTCGTTTCCGCCTTTAGCACTGTCGGCTTATCCACGGGGATTACGGATAGTTTGTCTCAATTTTCTAAGCTAGTGATTATCTTGATTATGTATATCGGTAGAGTGGGTATTTTATTACTCATGGCTTCATTTTATCAAAATACCAAGCCCAAGGTTATTCGTTATTCTGAAGAAGATTTATTAATTGGATGA
- a CDS encoding CHAT domain-containing protein, with product MKSLRNLMQRVAAFFQGQASGEGEPQGNATAQEYFQFLMQVLQATEESNGDAAVVHPLLQQNLEKLDLNFAQILQAWATKTLETATSSDREDIANVLYNFNLILSSFRYGSRANNIEIAMACLEINLEVFTREQSLENWAIAQNSLEIKYDDRLQGERAENLERAIACYEAALQVRTRSAYAEDWAMTQNNLAVAYRNRLRGERAENLEKAIACYEAALQVYTRSAYAEKWATTQNNLGTAYSDRLRGEKAENLERAIKCYQAALEVRTRSAYAEKWALTQNNLGEAYRNRLRGERAENLERAIACYEAALQVRTRSAYAEDWAMTQNNLGTAYNYRLWGERAENLERAIACYEAALQVRTRSADAEKWAMTQNNLANAYSDRLRGERAENLERAIHCYQQSLEVRTRSAFPQGHAGTQFNLGLTYRKTSQAQLAYNTFAAAIDTVESIRSTIIIGGEADKQILAEEWQKLYRNIIEVCLEQDNPSAALEYAERSKARNLVDLIAAIRLQPEAIPGEVWERYTQLYQEWWQRQQQANGSSSPVSSADDTRSLQVSVSSSAPPSPSLNELRQQLDDFISTEIALHDPKFRFGQAVQPIRYREIQALVPAQTAFIVTPEAEQPALFSTDSSAVDALEQLKDEYLNHYLHRDNHWRQTLPTYLHRLANLLQLNDLLSHIPPHCQELILVPYRYLHLFPLHALPVVGGDGEYLGDRFSQGIRYIPSSQILQLSLSEPTPQPSNKSLFAIQNPTRDLTFANIEVEAIQTAFNPATVLPGEAAHKTAFTEATPQFKTLQFAHFSCHGYFNFSNPRSSGLILANAQLPETPTPEADVTVIPSRRGNFNAAECLTVPEIFNLRLPQCRLVTLSACETGITDTATSDEYISILAGFFFAGARNVLGTLWAVNDLSTAIFMIRFYETLFVEPQPPVALALKHTQDWMRSGTSDDLVNWISTCPLISQAHKPSIQQRVSLGFKPDYRLYQSPYHWAAFYAVGQ from the coding sequence ATGAAGTCTCTGCGAAATCTGATGCAACGGGTGGCGGCATTTTTCCAAGGTCAAGCCTCTGGAGAGGGTGAACCTCAAGGGAATGCCACAGCACAGGAGTATTTCCAGTTCTTAATGCAAGTGTTGCAAGCGACAGAAGAGAGCAACGGAGATGCGGCAGTGGTTCATCCGCTCTTGCAACAGAACCTAGAGAAATTAGACTTAAACTTTGCCCAGATCTTACAAGCTTGGGCAACAAAAACCCTAGAAACAGCAACTTCCTCAGACAGGGAAGATATTGCCAACGTTCTCTATAACTTTAATCTGATACTTTCTAGCTTTCGCTATGGCAGCAGAGCCAACAATATCGAAATTGCCATGGCTTGTTTGGAGATTAACTTAGAGGTGTTTACGCGGGAACAGTCTCTAGAGAATTGGGCGATCGCCCAAAATAGTTTAGAAATCAAATACGACGATCGCCTGCAGGGAGAGCGGGCCGAGAATCTGGAGCGGGCGATCGCCTGCTATGAAGCAGCTCTGCAAGTGAGAACCCGCAGCGCCTATGCTGAAGATTGGGCGATGACGCAAAATAACTTGGCAGTTGCTTACAGAAATCGCCTGCGGGGAGAGCGGGCCGAGAACCTGGAGAAGGCGATCGCCTGCTATGAAGCGGCACTGCAAGTGTATACCCGCAGCGCCTATGCCGAAAAATGGGCCACGACACAAAATAATTTGGGAACTGCTTACTCTGATCGCCTGCGGGGAGAGAAGGCGGAGAACCTGGAGAGGGCGATCAAGTGTTATCAAGCGGCTTTAGAAGTCAGAACCCGCAGCGCCTATGCTGAAAAATGGGCACTGACGCAAAATAACTTGGGAGAAGCCTACAGAAATCGCCTGCGGGGAGAGCGAGCGGAGAACCTGGAGCGGGCGATCGCCTGCTATGAAGCGGCACTGCAAGTGAGAACCCGCAGCGCCTATGCTGAAGATTGGGCGATGACGCAAAATAACTTGGGAACTGCTTACAACTATCGCCTGTGGGGAGAGCGGGCCGAGAACCTGGAGCGGGCGATCGCCTGCTATGAAGCGGCACTGCAAGTGAGAACCCGCAGCGCCGATGCTGAAAAATGGGCCATGACCCAAAATAACTTGGCAAATGCTTACAGTGATCGCCTGCGGGGAGAGCGGGCGGAGAATCTGGAGCGGGCGATCCACTGTTATCAACAGAGTTTAGAGGTTCGCACGCGCAGCGCCTTCCCCCAAGGCCATGCCGGAACTCAGTTTAACCTCGGCCTGACCTATCGCAAAACTTCCCAAGCACAACTGGCCTATAACACCTTCGCGGCTGCCATTGACACCGTAGAGAGCATCCGCAGCACCATCATCATCGGCGGCGAGGCCGACAAACAGATACTGGCGGAAGAATGGCAGAAACTCTACCGCAACATCATCGAAGTCTGCCTAGAACAGGATAATCCCAGCGCCGCCCTAGAATACGCCGAGCGCAGCAAAGCCAGAAACCTCGTAGACCTGATCGCCGCTATCCGCCTCCAGCCCGAAGCCATCCCCGGCGAAGTCTGGGAGCGCTACACCCAGCTCTATCAAGAGTGGTGGCAGCGCCAGCAGCAGGCCAACGGCAGCAGTTCCCCTGTTTCCAGCGCCGACGACACCCGCAGCCTCCAGGTCTCCGTCTCCTCTAGCGCTCCCCCGTCCCCCTCCCTCAACGAGCTACGGCAACAGCTCGACGACTTCATCTCCACCGAAATTGCCCTCCACGACCCCAAATTCCGCTTTGGGCAAGCTGTCCAACCCATCCGCTACCGAGAAATTCAGGCCCTAGTCCCTGCCCAAACCGCCTTCATCGTCACCCCCGAAGCCGAACAACCGGCTCTCTTCTCCACCGACAGTAGCGCCGTCGATGCCTTAGAACAATTAAAAGACGAATATTTAAACCATTATCTCCACCGCGATAACCACTGGCGACAAACCCTACCCACCTACCTCCACCGGTTAGCCAACCTCCTGCAACTCAATGACCTCCTCTCCCACATCCCGCCCCACTGCCAGGAACTGATCCTCGTCCCCTACCGCTACCTCCATCTCTTCCCCCTTCACGCTTTGCCCGTCGTTGGCGGAGATGGGGAGTATCTGGGCGATCGGTTTTCCCAAGGCATCCGCTACATCCCCAGCAGCCAGATCCTGCAACTCTCCCTCTCCGAACCTACCCCACAACCGAGCAATAAATCCCTCTTTGCCATCCAAAACCCCACCCGCGACCTCACGTTCGCCAATATCGAAGTCGAAGCTATTCAAACTGCCTTCAACCCTGCCACCGTCCTCCCTGGCGAAGCCGCCCATAAAACCGCCTTCACCGAAGCCACCCCCCAATTCAAAACCCTCCAGTTTGCCCATTTCTCCTGTCACGGCTACTTCAACTTCAGCAACCCCCGCAGTTCCGGACTCATCCTCGCCAACGCCCAACTCCCCGAAACCCCCACCCCCGAAGCCGATGTCACCGTCATTCCTTCCCGACGGGGCAACTTCAACGCCGCCGAATGCCTCACCGTCCCCGAAATCTTTAATCTCCGCTTACCCCAATGTCGGCTGGTTACCCTGTCCGCCTGCGAAACCGGCATCACCGACACCGCCACCAGCGACGAATATATCAGCATCCTCGCCGGATTTTTCTTTGCCGGTGCGCGGAACGTCCTGGGCACACTCTGGGCAGTCAATGACCTCTCCACCGCCATTTTTATGATTCGCTTCTACGAAACCCTCTTCGTCGAACCCCAACCCCCCGTCGCCCTCGCCCTCAAACACACCCAAGACTGGATGCGCTCGGGCACCAGCGACGATTTGGTAAACTGGATTAGCACTTGTCCCTTAATTTCCCAAGCCCATAAACCCTCCATACAACAACGAGTTTCCCTAGGCTTCAAACCCGATTATCGCCTCTATCAATCTCCCTATCACTGGGCCGCCTTTTACGCGGTTGGCCAGTAA
- a CDS encoding type II toxin-antitoxin system RelE/ParE family toxin, whose protein sequence is MVWEVEYTNEFAQWWQGLLPEQQDDIASIVTLLEERGTQLPFPYSSNVKGSKHAHMRELRVQSSGRPIRIFYAFDPRRSAILLIGGDKTGSDRFYEIYIPIADRLYDEYILELEQEGLL, encoded by the coding sequence ATGGTTTGGGAAGTTGAATATACCAATGAATTTGCCCAATGGTGGCAAGGTCTACTCCCAGAACAGCAAGATGATATTGCCAGTATTGTTACACTACTAGAAGAAAGAGGCACGCAATTACCTTTCCCTTATTCCTCCAATGTCAAAGGCTCCAAACACGCTCATATGAGAGAATTACGAGTGCAAAGCAGTGGTCGCCCAATACGCATCTTTTATGCTTTCGATCCCAGACGCAGTGCGATTCTGTTAATTGGAGGGGATAAAACTGGCAGCGATCGCTTTTATGAAATTTATATCCCAATTGCGGATCGCTTGTATGATGAGTACATTTTAGAACTGGAACAAGAGGGTTTACTATGA
- a CDS encoding DUF4926 domain-containing protein: MKTQHPFFSQVALTEDLPQYHLKQGDTATIVEHYPMPESQEDGYSLEGFDVPEITIEVKASQIMLLSDYLREEAILSKFRNLSEHRQKQLEEYLDFLLHKDQTTPVN, from the coding sequence ATTAAAACTCAACATCCTTTCTTTTCCCAAGTTGCTCTCACTGAAGACTTGCCCCAATATCACCTAAAACAAGGCGATACTGCCACTATTGTTGAACATTATCCCATGCCAGAGTCCCAAGAAGATGGGTATAGTTTAGAAGGGTTTGATGTTCCCGAAATAACTATTGAAGTGAAAGCATCACAGATTATGCTCTTGAGTGACTATTTAAGAGAAGAAGCAATTTTAAGTAAATTTCGCAACTTGTCAGAACACCGACAAAAACAACTAGAAGAATACCTTGATTTTCTTTTGCATAAAGACCAAACAACTCCGGTGAATTAA
- a CDS encoding type II toxin-antitoxin system RelE family toxin translates to MKSEVLPSFWQQYRQLNQEVRERARKAYRLWSENPFHLSLHFKCINPEEEIWSVRVTRNYRALGFKDQDTVTWFWIGNHDNYERFFG, encoded by the coding sequence ATGAAATCTGAAGTGCTGCCGTCATTCTGGCAGCAGTATCGTCAGCTTAATCAGGAGGTTCGCGAACGTGCCCGCAAGGCCTATCGATTATGGTCAGAAAATCCCTTTCATCTCTCTCTTCATTTTAAGTGTATTAACCCAGAAGAGGAGATTTGGTCAGTGCGAGTAACGCGCAATTATCGAGCCTTGGGATTCAAAGACCAAGACACAGTAACCTGGTTTTGGATCGGCAACCATGATAATTATGAACGGTTCTTTGGTTAG
- a CDS encoding ABC transporter ATP-binding protein encodes MNDSVLDVCNLTVQFQTDEKVIQAVDRITFSVKRGQTLGIVGESGSGKSVTSLAIMDLVPQPPGNIASGEIWFHPPEGDRVNLRQVSPQQMQQYRGSQISMIFQEPMSSLNPVYTIGFQLVEALRFHQSISPSEARRQAIALLQEVQLLPKDEILQQQISQEFPEVTSDRQQQSSINRQKQAILDRYPHELSGGQLQRVMIAMAISCNPTLLIADEPTTALDVTVQATILNLLRDLQKARGMSLIFITHDLGVIAEIADSVVVMYQGKIVESGSVLDIFSRPQHPYTQGLLACRPQPDLHLKYLPTVADFLEQEPAVPLTKIAEVDPQEVEQRLEKLYEQSPLMVVKDLKVGFPSKGIWGQTQRYTMAVNGVSFEVYPGETLGLVGESGCGKTTLARTLLQLVPSMGGMMAFEGEQLQSLSVKALRYFRRQMQIVFQDPYSSLDPRMSIGDAVMEPLVIHQELESGSKRRDRVRYLLERVGLDPSWMGRYPHEFSGGQRQRVCIARALALNPKFIICDESVSALDVSVQAQVLNLLKELQDEFKLTYIFISHDLSVVKFMSDRIMVMNRGKVEEIGPSEQIYNHPTQEYTRQLIAAIPTGTLEDIEERQKQPR; translated from the coding sequence ATGAATGACTCGGTATTAGATGTTTGTAACCTCACTGTTCAATTCCAAACGGATGAGAAAGTGATTCAAGCGGTTGATCGGATCACTTTCTCGGTGAAACGAGGACAAACCCTAGGCATTGTGGGAGAATCTGGCTCAGGAAAATCGGTGACTTCCCTGGCCATTATGGATCTGGTTCCTCAACCTCCAGGAAATATAGCCAGTGGAGAAATTTGGTTTCATCCCCCTGAAGGCGATCGGGTTAATTTGCGTCAAGTTTCCCCGCAACAGATGCAACAGTATCGGGGGAGTCAAATCTCGATGATTTTTCAGGAACCGATGAGTTCCTTAAATCCGGTGTATACCATTGGCTTTCAATTGGTTGAAGCGCTACGATTTCATCAATCGATTTCCCCGTCAGAAGCCAGACGACAGGCGATCGCCCTCTTGCAAGAGGTACAATTACTGCCCAAGGATGAAATTTTACAACAACAGATCTCACAGGAATTTCCGGAAGTAACGAGCGATCGCCAACAGCAATCTTCGATCAATCGTCAAAAACAAGCCATCCTCGATCGCTATCCCCATGAACTCTCTGGCGGCCAACTTCAACGGGTCATGATTGCCATGGCCATTTCTTGCAATCCTACCCTCCTGATTGCCGATGAACCCACCACAGCCTTAGATGTGACCGTGCAAGCGACCATCCTCAATCTGTTGCGCGATTTGCAAAAAGCCAGGGGCATGTCCCTGATTTTTATTACTCATGACTTGGGCGTGATTGCTGAAATTGCCGATAGCGTTGTGGTCATGTATCAAGGTAAAATCGTTGAATCTGGCTCCGTTCTCGATATCTTTTCCCGTCCCCAACATCCCTACACCCAAGGTCTGTTAGCCTGTCGTCCCCAACCCGATTTACACTTAAAATATTTGCCTACAGTGGCCGATTTTTTGGAGCAAGAGCCTGCTGTTCCTCTGACCAAAATCGCTGAAGTCGATCCCCAGGAAGTGGAGCAGCGTCTAGAAAAGCTCTATGAACAATCTCCGCTGATGGTGGTGAAAGACCTGAAAGTAGGTTTTCCCAGTAAAGGCATCTGGGGACAAACCCAGCGCTACACCATGGCTGTGAATGGAGTATCCTTTGAAGTCTATCCAGGGGAAACATTAGGATTAGTGGGAGAATCAGGCTGTGGTAAAACCACCCTAGCGCGAACGCTCCTGCAATTAGTTCCTTCTATGGGTGGGATGATGGCCTTTGAAGGCGAACAACTACAATCCTTAAGTGTCAAGGCTTTGCGCTACTTTCGCCGCCAGATGCAGATTGTGTTTCAAGACCCCTATAGTTCTTTAGATCCGAGAATGTCCATCGGGGATGCGGTGATGGAACCGTTGGTCATTCATCAGGAGTTAGAATCTGGGTCTAAACGACGCGATCGCGTGCGCTATCTTTTAGAAAGAGTCGGTCTCGATCCGAGTTGGATGGGTCGCTATCCCCACGAGTTTTCTGGAGGACAGCGCCAACGGGTCTGTATTGCCCGCGCTCTGGCTCTGAATCCTAAGTTTATTATTTGTGATGAGTCCGTGTCTGCGTTGGATGTGTCCGTGCAAGCTCAAGTGTTGAACCTATTGAAAGAGCTGCAAGACGAGTTTAAGCTGACCTATATTTTCATTTCCCATGATTTGAGCGTCGTCAAGTTTATGAGCGATCGCATCATGGTCATGAATCGCGGTAAAGTAGAAGAAATTGGCCCCTCTGAGCAGATTTACAACCATCCCACCCAAGAATACACCCGTCAACTGATTGCCGCCATTCCCACAGGGACATTAGAGGACATTGAAGAGCGCCAGAAGCAACCTCGTTAA